The Candidatus Tumulicola sp. region GACCAGTCGTTCGGAAATAATCTGATAGCGAGCTTGCAGCGCTTCGGCCTGCTCGGCGGCCCACGACTCCTGACGATCGCCGATCAGCAGATCGCCGCGATACAGTTCGCTCGCGCGTCCATAGTATTGATAGGCGACTCGCACGTCTCCGCGTTCGTACTCTTCGTCGCCATCGTTCGCAAAATCGCTGAAGTTGCGAACGTCGACCACGACGTTGGCCGGGTCGATCGCGACGTCGCCGTTTGCGAGGAAGTACGAATCGACGGTGTTAAAGCCGACGATGTTCCCGATCGCCTTGCGAATGTTCGAACACGCGGTGCGCAAGCATTGCGATACCAACTGTTTTTCGCCGCCTGGCCAGAACACTTCGCCGAGTTCGGCGCGCGTGGCTCGTCCGTCGGGCTTGAGCGCGAGATACTTGAAGATCTGTTGGTCGCGCCGGCGGACCCACTTGATCTCACGCCCGTCGACCTCGGCGCGGAACCAGCCCAGCATCTGCACTTGCAGCGGGTGTAGCGACTCTTTGCGCACTTCCGTGAAGTGGTGCGACTCCACCCGAGCGAGCGGCCGCAACGGGCGGTACTCGTTGTCCTGGTGGATCACGAACAAGCCTTCGCGTTCTAAATGCTGCATGGGCTTCGAGGCATCGTCGTAGCGGTGGCCATGCATGAGTTTGCCGATGAACTCGGCATCGGCTTCGGACGCGTCCTCGAGCGAGGTCGCGATGAACTCGTTGAACAGGTGCCCGCGGCGCTTGCGCCAGTTCTCGTAGGCGCCGGAAAGGCTGCAGGCGTCCTCGGCGGCGCTGCGGAGCGCGCCGCTCACGACTTGCGGCCAGCCATCGGTCACGTCGATGAAGCGGGGGATGTCGCCATGGACGAACGTGACACCGCAGGCATCGGCCAGATGGGCGACTTCGGCGGCATCGAAGGCGAGCCGGTCGGAATCGCACAGGGTTGCCAGGCCGCGCGTCACCATGCGCCCAGAATCGAAGGCAGCGCGCGACCGGCAAGCGATCAGCAACGACACGCCTTCTGGAGCCTCGTTGATAATTTGGGAGATAGCTGCGACGCCGCCGGCTTCCGGCAGCCCCTCGCAGTCGAGGGCGAGTTCGAAGGGCGCGGCCTTGGCGAGAGCGCGCATCAGCTCACCGTGCGAGGAAAACGTTCCTCGCACTTGCATGGCTCGAGCGATGGCGGCCCAGACCCCAACGGCGCTCGTGCCGCTGGGCAGGCTACAGTAGATTCCCTTGGACGTCGAGTGGTGCAAGTAGCTCACCAGCGCCGTCGTCTTGCCGAAACCGGGCGGTGCGAGCAATAGGCGAACCGGAACGCTGCTAAAGCGTCCTAGCCACTCTTCCAACCGCGGGCGCCGGATCGTCGATGGCGCCAACCGTGGACCATGGGTAATCAAAGCTTCCTCATGGAGCTTGACATGCTAGCCCTCCTAGCCGGGTTAGTATATGGCCTTTCCCGTCCGCTTGCAAGAGGTACGGGCATCCAAGAACATGATAAGCGAAGTCCCCGACGCCTGGAATCCCCTGAATCTATCAATTTTGTGTTCGACTTGTGGCCCGCATGGACCAACGGGAAAAACACCCGGTGTGGCCTCACGAAGCCCTACAAGCCAGCCGCTAACGTGCTAGAAATGAAGCCGGAGACCCGGACGTCAGAGACGGACAAGGGAGCGGTTCGTGGTATGCTAGGCGGCAGTGGGGCTGCCGCTTCGAATCTCGCGGGATCGGATCGTGCTGTACGGCTCGGCGATTTTCATCGCCGGGTTGTATCAGCTCGTGGTACAGGTCGTCCGCGACCTTAACCGGTCGGACTGGTCGAGCATTTGGTCGGGGGGGGCCACGGTTGGTACGCCGGCCCTGATGGATCCGAAGCTTCACTGTGCGTTTCAGCAAGCGCATCACGTGTGGTGCGGAATTTGGGCCTATCCGCCGGCGGTCGCGCTATTCGTCTGGCCGGTCGCAAAACTGCCCATGCCCCTGAGCTATGCGATCGATCTGATCGTGATGTCTGCGTTCGCCGTTATCGCCGGCATCGTACTCGCGGATGCGTTCGACGTTCCGCGCTGGCTCGGCGTGTTCATGACGCTCGTATGGCCGCCCACTAAATACGCGATCGTGAGCGGGCAAAACGAAACGTTGGCGCTGTTGCTCATCGCTCTGGCGATCGCTGCCGCCAAGCACAACCGGCAACTCTTGGTCGGGCTCGCCGTCGGAGCGCTTCTCTTTAAGCCGACGGTCGGACTTCCGTTCGTCGTCTTGATCCTGCTGCGACGAGAATGGCGCGCACTTGCTGTCGTGATGGTGATCGCTGCCGTCTGGTATTTCACAGGAGTCATGGCCGCCGCGAATTCGTGGCATTGGCCAGCACAATATGCTGCCGACCTGCGCGGCTATTTTG contains the following coding sequences:
- a CDS encoding BTAD domain-containing putative transcriptional regulator; the encoded protein is MITHGPRLAPSTIRRPRLEEWLGRFSSVPVRLLLAPPGFGKTTALVSYLHHSTSKGIYCSLPSGTSAVGVWAAIARAMQVRGTFSSHGELMRALAKAAPFELALDCEGLPEAGGVAAISQIINEAPEGVSLLIACRSRAAFDSGRMVTRGLATLCDSDRLAFDAAEVAHLADACGVTFVHGDIPRFIDVTDGWPQVVSGALRSAAEDACSLSGAYENWRKRRGHLFNEFIATSLEDASEADAEFIGKLMHGHRYDDASKPMQHLEREGLFVIHQDNEYRPLRPLARVESHHFTEVRKESLHPLQVQMLGWFRAEVDGREIKWVRRRDQQIFKYLALKPDGRATRAELGEVFWPGGEKQLVSQCLRTACSNIRKAIGNIVGFNTVDSYFLANGDVAIDPANVVVDVRNFSDFANDGDEEYERGDVRVAYQYYGRASELYRGDLLIGDRQESWAAEQAEALQARYQIISERLVESKPSIAVRAAFAARNRFAVG
- a CDS encoding glycosyltransferase family 87 protein; this encodes MLYGSAIFIAGLYQLVVQVVRDLNRSDWSSIWSGGATVGTPALMDPKLHCAFQQAHHVWCGIWAYPPAVALFVWPVAKLPMPLSYAIDLIVMSAFAVIAGIVLADAFDVPRWLGVFMTLVWPPTKYAIVSGQNETLALLLIALAIAAAKHNRQLLVGLAVGALLFKPTVGLPFVVLILLRREWRALAVVMVIAAVWYFTGVMAAANSWHWPAQYAADLRGYFAGDFFSNASKSASLPDVLMQAGSSPVIATVAGIVLFICAVPRLLRVPLSAALAIVSIVGVAISLHAWNYTVTVGLPAVFYVMRAVKEPMRTWIVAASYALSILSIILIPGFTSWNLEAVVVLGLTAILITGAFTEPRPATARV